CCCGGCACCGTGTAGAGGTGAAAGCGGGTCTTGAAGCCCTTAACTTCACCCAGGTCTACAGGCAAAAAATCAAAAAACAGGGTGCGCTCGTCCTCGGTTGCCAGCGAGACCATCTCGCCTTTGCGGTTTTGCGGCACCTGCTGGAAAACCCACTTGAGGTTGGTGGTCTTTCCAGACATGCCGGGGCCATAGTAGACAATTTTGAAGTTGATTTCCCTGGCAGCAAAGTTAATCGTGCTCATAGTTAGTTACCAAATAGCTCGTCCAAGAGGGCACTGGCTCCATCGCGGTACTCGTGGTCAATCCCAAGGGTTCCAGGCTGTACCAGGGCATCTTTGGTGATGACCTCGAGCGTTTGCACCGCCCGCTTGCCAAACAGCTTAACCCGCCCCACCGGTGCCGAGCTATCAAAGATAACCGCCAGCAAGGCCAGATCGCCCACTTCTTCTGCGTAGAGGCCGTAGGTGGCACCCTGGTGCAATAACTCGTTGAAGCGAGGCTCACCCAGCATTTTTGCTAAGGCCTGGGTGGCTGCTGCGTTACCGGCAATAAGGGTTGCCAGCGAGTCCAGGGCTGGAGGCCGGGGTGCCCACAAGGCTTCTTTGTGGGCCAGCACAAAGCCCTTGCGATCGAGCAGCAGCACGTAACGGGCCCCACTTTCTCGCAGTAACTCCTCGAGGACCTGCACAGCCTTCTCGTAGGTGCCCCCAAAGAGTGCGATGGCAGGCTCAACCATAATGGGCCCAGTGTAACATGCACACCTTACCTACCCCTGTGACGAATTACGCTAAAGCCACGCCGCCAGTGGTCGGACGTCCCGGCTGGGACTTCTTCCCCAGGGCGCTAAACTAAACCACGCACGGCCTAAAGCTGGCTCAAACAAGGGAGACCTGGCCTTGAAACACCTCTACATTCACGTTCCTTTCTGCCCCACCATCTGCCCTTACTGCGACTTTCATGTGGTTCGGCGGTATGGGGGGCTGGTGGAGGCCTATCTAAAGCGGCTGACCCAGGAGGCCCAGGCCCTCTTCGCGCAGCACCCTAGCAAGCTCAACACGCTGTATCTGGGCGGGGGCACACCGAGCTTTTTACGCAACCAAGAGCTGGAGAGGCTTTTTCAGGCCTTGCAGTGGAACCTCGAGGGGGCCGAGGTGACCCTCGAGGCCAACCCCGGCACGCTCAACCCCGAGCGCCTCCAGCTGCTGCGCGCGCTGGGGGTCAACCGCCTTTCGCTGGGGGTGCAAAGTTTTCAGGATGATGTGCTTAGGGCCCTGGGCCGGGCTCACGGAGGAAAAGGGGCTTTGCGGGCGGTGGAGATGAGCCTCGAGGCCGGGTTTCGCACCTCCATTGACCTTATTCTGGGCCTGCCCGGACAGGATGTCCTGGCCGACCTAAAGCAGGCTGTGGCTTTGGGCGTGGGGCACGTTTCGGCCTACACCCTGCAAATCGAGCCCGGTACGCCATTTGCCCTGTCAGGCCTTGCGCCCGACCCGGATGCCGAGGCCCAGGCTTTTGAGCTGGCACAAACCGTGCTGGGGCAGGCCGGTCTGGTGCGCTACGAGGTATCCAACTTTGCCCGTCCCGGCCAGGAGAGCCAGCACAACCTGGCCTACTGGCACAACACCACCTGGGGAGGGCTGGGGCCTGGGGCTACCGGCCAGCTCGCTGGGGCTGGCGATGGCGGCTTTCTCACCTGGCGCTACACCAATCCTCCGCTACCGCGCTGGCTTCAGGGCGAAGAGCCCTGGGTTGAGCAGGTCGGCGCGCTCGAGCACGCCAAAGAATCCCTGATGCTGGGCCTGCGACTGTCCCAGGGGGTGGATGTGGGACAGATCGAGCTACGCTGTGGGCTAAAGCTGTGGCCGGCCCTGGAGTCCACAGTGCAGGCCTTGAGCCTCGAGGGGAGTCTGGAGGTGCAGCAAAAGCGCATCCGCGCTTTGGAGCTCAGCACCCTGCACCCCATAATTCTGCAACTATGGGCAGCGCTAGAGGCAGCGCAAATCGAACGCTGACCCTACGTATCAGTCCAGCGCTGAAAAGTTCAGGGCTTCAAAATCGCGCAGGGCCTCGAGGGCATTCGGGTAGCGCTCGCTGGCGTCTTTGGAAATGAGTCGGTTTATAAAGCCCCGCAGCTCTGTGGTAACCAACAAGCCCGAATCCGGGGCAGCTACCAGCGGTGGGGGGGGCCGGTTTAGGTGGGCATTCATCACCTCGGCGGGATCCCCCACAAACGGCAACTCACCTGCAATTGCCCAGTACAAAAGGATGCCCGCCGAGTACATGTCCGATGCCGGGGTAGGCGACTGCCCCCGGATCTGTTCTGGGGCGATATAAGCTATGGTTCCCAGGCGAACTTTCTGGCTAAAACGCTCACCCAGT
The Meiothermus cerbereus DSM 11376 genome window above contains:
- the hemW gene encoding radical SAM family heme chaperone HemW, producing the protein MKHLYIHVPFCPTICPYCDFHVVRRYGGLVEAYLKRLTQEAQALFAQHPSKLNTLYLGGGTPSFLRNQELERLFQALQWNLEGAEVTLEANPGTLNPERLQLLRALGVNRLSLGVQSFQDDVLRALGRAHGGKGALRAVEMSLEAGFRTSIDLILGLPGQDVLADLKQAVALGVGHVSAYTLQIEPGTPFALSGLAPDPDAEAQAFELAQTVLGQAGLVRYEVSNFARPGQESQHNLAYWHNTTWGGLGPGATGQLAGAGDGGFLTWRYTNPPLPRWLQGEEPWVEQVGALEHAKESLMLGLRLSQGVDVGQIELRCGLKLWPALESTVQALSLEGSLEVQQKRIRALELSTLHPIILQLWAALEAAQIER
- a CDS encoding roadblock/LC7 domain-containing protein, encoding MVEPAIALFGGTYEKAVQVLEELLRESGARYVLLLDRKGFVLAHKEALWAPRPPALDSLATLIAGNAAATQALAKMLGEPRFNELLHQGATYGLYAEEVGDLALLAVIFDSSAPVGRVKLFGKRAVQTLEVITKDALVQPGTLGIDHEYRDGASALLDELFGN